One window of Nymphaea colorata isolate Beijing-Zhang1983 chromosome 1, ASM883128v2, whole genome shotgun sequence genomic DNA carries:
- the LOC116267541 gene encoding mitotic checkpoint serine/threonine-protein kinase BUB1 isoform X1, with product MVMVLMDIDSHSDLSREFEEVDRLQDQSVDDPIQPWLSLIQKYVHEFRKSKGSNLSQLIKILEEAISRFQQVDRYLGDIRFLKIWVIYADVIQDFKKVYEMMNKKGIGKGHSFLYEAYAVHLELMGRWDEAHSIYKLGISWNAKPLERLEKMHKLFLERVAEANISLANEVEAGNLIKNGGVDGTNPWSQSTIAELLEKKKENMHNYEGYYHSAKSYPGKLPSSSGNLSRNMIVELGRKKYQIKGCAGKGGYAQVFKSHVYGNPEETVALKVQKPAFPWEFYMYKQLDKRIAAVERSNFGFAQKIHIYADCSILVCDYVENGTLQDVVNSYLVTGHAMDEVTCVYYTIEMLRMIETLHRVGIIHGDFKPDNLLVRNACEVLEVEDFLERSGSWKDQGLCLVDWGRGIDQRLFPDGTEFVADCRTSGFRCIEMQEGRPWVFQGDAYGLCVIVHMMLHGKYMEVEKKASPDGGYHYLPRSSFKRYWNVDLWKSLFSELLNIGSSEDTTVLQNVREKFENYFRENPQLIKKLIQLLGRQRTTLCSSK from the exons ATGGTCATGGTCCTCATGGACATCGATTCTCATTCCGACCTCTCTCg GGAATTTGAAGAAGTGGATCGTTTACAGGACCAGTCGGTAGATGACCCTATACAACCTTGGTTgag TCTCATCCAGAAGTATGTACACGAGTTTCGCAAAAGTAAGGGCTCAAATTTGTCCCAGCTGATCAAAATTCTGGAAGAAGCCATTTCGCGTTTCCAGCAAGTCGATCGATACCTCGGTGATATCCGGTTTCTGAAGATATGGGTCATATAT GCTGATGTGATTCAGGATTTCAAAAAGGTTTATgagatgatgaacaaaaaagGAATTGGTAAAGGTCATTCATTTCTGTATGAGGCGTACGCTGTGCATCTTGAATTGATGGGAAGATGGGATGAAGCACATAGCATTTACAAATTAGGCATTTCTTG GAATGCGAAGCCTCTTGAAAGACTTGAGAAAATGCACAAGCTGTTCCTCGAACGGGTGGCTGAAGCCAATATTTCGTTGGCAAATGAG GTTGAAGCTGGCAACCTCATCAAGAATGGTGGTGTTGATGGCACTAATCCGTGGTCTCAATCAACCATTGCAGAActtctggaaaagaaaaaggagaatatGCATAACTATGAG GGTTATTATCATAGTGCGAAAAGCTATCCAGGAAAATTACCTTCATCTTCTGGTAACCTTTCAAGGAATATGATTGTAGAATTAg GTCGGAAAAAGTACCAGATCAAAGGTTGTGCTGGCAAGGGTGGATATGCTCAGGTCTTCAAATCTCATGTTTATGGCAACCCCGAGGAGACTGTTGCTTTGAAG GTACAAAAACCTGCTTTTCCATGGGAATTCTACATGTACAAACAACTTGACAAGAGAATCGCAGCCGTGGAA AGATCAAATTTTGGCTTTGCCCAAAAGATTCACATATATGCTGATTGCAGCATTCTGGTGTGTGACTATGTAGAAAATGGAACGCTTCAG GATGTCGTAAATTCTTATCTGGTTACTGGCCATGCAATGGATGAAGTTACGTGTGTCTATTACACCATAGAGATGTTGCGCATGATTGAAACACTGCACAGAGTTGGGATCATTCATGGCGATTTCAAACCTGATAATCTGCTTGTTCGAAATGCCTG TGAGGTTTTGGAGGTGGAGGATTTCTTGGAAAGATCAGGATCATGGAAAGATCAG GGTCTCTGTCTTGTGGACTGGGGAAGGGGAATCGATCAGAGGCTGTTTCCTGATGGGACGGAGTTTGTGGCTGACTGTAGAACATCTGGTTTTCGCTGCATTGAAATGCAAGAAGGCAGGCCTTGGGTGTTTCAG GGAGACGCTTACGGACTTTGTGTTATTGTGCACATGATGCTGCACGGAAAATACATGGAAGTTGAGAAGAAGGCATCCCCGGATGGCGGCTATCACTATCTACCAAGATCATCGTTCAAACG GTACTGGAATGTGGATCTCTGGAAGAGCTTATTTTCCGAGTTGCTAAATATTGGTTCTTCTGAGGATACTACAGTTTTACAGAATGTACGggaaaagtttgaaaattattttcgCGAGAATCCTCAGCTCATCAAGAAACTAATACAGCTGCTCGGAAGGCAGAGAACTACACTGTGTTCTTCGAAGTGA
- the LOC116267541 gene encoding mitotic checkpoint serine/threonine-protein kinase BUB1 isoform X2: MMNKKGIGKGHSFLYEAYAVHLELMGRWDEAHSIYKLGISWNAKPLERLEKMHKLFLERVAEANISLANEVEAGNLIKNGGVDGTNPWSQSTIAELLEKKKENMHNYEGYYHSAKSYPGKLPSSSGNLSRNMIVELGRKKYQIKGCAGKGGYAQVFKSHVYGNPEETVALKVQKPAFPWEFYMYKQLDKRIAAVERSNFGFAQKIHIYADCSILVCDYVENGTLQDVVNSYLVTGHAMDEVTCVYYTIEMLRMIETLHRVGIIHGDFKPDNLLVRNACEVLEVEDFLERSGSWKDQGLCLVDWGRGIDQRLFPDGTEFVADCRTSGFRCIEMQEGRPWVFQGDAYGLCVIVHMMLHGKYMEVEKKASPDGGYHYLPRSSFKRYWNVDLWKSLFSELLNIGSSEDTTVLQNVREKFENYFRENPQLIKKLIQLLGRQRTTLCSSK, from the exons atgatgaacaaaaaagGAATTGGTAAAGGTCATTCATTTCTGTATGAGGCGTACGCTGTGCATCTTGAATTGATGGGAAGATGGGATGAAGCACATAGCATTTACAAATTAGGCATTTCTTG GAATGCGAAGCCTCTTGAAAGACTTGAGAAAATGCACAAGCTGTTCCTCGAACGGGTGGCTGAAGCCAATATTTCGTTGGCAAATGAG GTTGAAGCTGGCAACCTCATCAAGAATGGTGGTGTTGATGGCACTAATCCGTGGTCTCAATCAACCATTGCAGAActtctggaaaagaaaaaggagaatatGCATAACTATGAG GGTTATTATCATAGTGCGAAAAGCTATCCAGGAAAATTACCTTCATCTTCTGGTAACCTTTCAAGGAATATGATTGTAGAATTAg GTCGGAAAAAGTACCAGATCAAAGGTTGTGCTGGCAAGGGTGGATATGCTCAGGTCTTCAAATCTCATGTTTATGGCAACCCCGAGGAGACTGTTGCTTTGAAG GTACAAAAACCTGCTTTTCCATGGGAATTCTACATGTACAAACAACTTGACAAGAGAATCGCAGCCGTGGAA AGATCAAATTTTGGCTTTGCCCAAAAGATTCACATATATGCTGATTGCAGCATTCTGGTGTGTGACTATGTAGAAAATGGAACGCTTCAG GATGTCGTAAATTCTTATCTGGTTACTGGCCATGCAATGGATGAAGTTACGTGTGTCTATTACACCATAGAGATGTTGCGCATGATTGAAACACTGCACAGAGTTGGGATCATTCATGGCGATTTCAAACCTGATAATCTGCTTGTTCGAAATGCCTG TGAGGTTTTGGAGGTGGAGGATTTCTTGGAAAGATCAGGATCATGGAAAGATCAG GGTCTCTGTCTTGTGGACTGGGGAAGGGGAATCGATCAGAGGCTGTTTCCTGATGGGACGGAGTTTGTGGCTGACTGTAGAACATCTGGTTTTCGCTGCATTGAAATGCAAGAAGGCAGGCCTTGGGTGTTTCAG GGAGACGCTTACGGACTTTGTGTTATTGTGCACATGATGCTGCACGGAAAATACATGGAAGTTGAGAAGAAGGCATCCCCGGATGGCGGCTATCACTATCTACCAAGATCATCGTTCAAACG GTACTGGAATGTGGATCTCTGGAAGAGCTTATTTTCCGAGTTGCTAAATATTGGTTCTTCTGAGGATACTACAGTTTTACAGAATGTACGggaaaagtttgaaaattattttcgCGAGAATCCTCAGCTCATCAAGAAACTAATACAGCTGCTCGGAAGGCAGAGAACTACACTGTGTTCTTCGAAGTGA